The DNA window TTCCTATAAAGATAAAATTTTGGGTTTCTTAGTAGACTTGACCCGAATAATTATTGTAAGTACAAAAGTAATCATACAGAATGGCATTTATTGGGTTAACCAGCTTGAGACTAATTATTTACTAAGCCTGCAGACCTATTTTATTAAGTTGTTTGACTGAAGAGCACAGAGTGAGCCCTTATTTAAATCGTGCAACATAGTGTAGCCTATTCAACTAACCTGCTTTTAGGTTAATACCCAATACATCTTTCCTTTAACCAAACATAAAATACAAAAAAAAGAAACCATACGACAACTCGTATGTTTTCTTTTTTATGCTGTTCTACACACGTTTGAGGTAGAGATTATTAAGTTGTTTCATTTTGTTTCTAAAAACACAATAACCATCTATCAGTTCCTCTGATAGATGGTTATTTAAAATGTTTTAAAAAAAGTTTTTCTTCATTTCTAAATTTTATAGGAAGGCGAATCGTCAAGAATTGCCTCCATATCCTTTTATTCCTGATTAAACCACAGTTGATCTTTGTCATCAACGTCGCCATTATAATTGATTAGAATTTCATCTCCTGCTTTTATATCTGTGTAAGCAAAGAAGTCAAATGTGTGATTTTTAAAATTAATCTCATACGTTGCATTAGGTTCATAAGAATGGTTAAACAACATTCCATAACCAAGAAGGATAGCAGATTGACCTATCCCATACTCAAAAGCATAATCACCTAGTATGGTTTTCTCAATGTATTGATGCTCTTCGTTTGGATAAGAAATGACAGGTGCTTCATGAAAAAGCTCGCCTTTTTTGATATCTTTAGTTGCAAATATACCCCTATTGAATTCTCCATCACTTATTGGAGATGTTTTTACCTCAATCATGTTTGTTCGCCTACTCACTTTTAAAATATTCTTTCTAACTGTACCATTAATTTGAACATAGAGCTCATTTTATTTTTTTTTACTACTTTATAATATAATAAACACCTTTATAGTCACATATTATTTAAGTAAAACCATCATCATTTTCCATATAGTACTTTTAAGAATTTTTTTACATCCTTTTTATTTGGGTTAATTTGAATAATCTTCAATAAATAGTCCCATTTCTTCAATTAAAGGAATGATTGGATCTAATGGCTTGACGTATGAATACCCATTAAATACTTTCATTTTTCTAGGATAAAAAACCATTGCACCAATGTCCTCTCTATCCATATACACTTCTCTCCTCCTTTAATGTTTCATAAATACCCTTGAATAACTCCGAGATTCATTTTACCAAAACCATTCATAATACTTTTTGTTTGATAACTTTCATACCATCATCTCATGTTCTACACTAAAGCTGAGAAAAGTAATGGAAAAGGCGTGCTATTTCCATTGAAACCCTATCATATTTCTTACTATTTTATACCTCATACACTTTTTCCAATCATTAGATTCCTTTCGTATCTTCCCAATGAAGTATGAATAAGCTATTCTATAAAAAGTTTCTTGACAAAGATGATTTGAATATTATAATTGAAATTGAGAATCGTTTTCACTTCAGATTCATCTACATAGTAAGGGAGACACAATCAATGAAAAAAGCATTATTCATTATTTTAGCTTTTGCATTGGTAGCTTTAGCGGCTTGTAGCAACGACACAACTTCTAAAGTCACAACAAACAATACAAAAGAAACAAACGATAGCAAAGAGGTAAACCTATACACGGCACGTCATTATGATGTAGACGATCAGCTATATGCGAAATTCGAAGAAGAAACTGGCATTAAAGTAAATGTCATTAAAGGTGAAGCTGACGAATTGCTTGAGCGTATTAAACGTGAAGGCGATGCAACTCAAGCTGATTTATTTTTAACAGCGGATGCAGGTCGATTATACCGAGCAAAAGATGCAGGGTTATTACAACCTGTCTCAAGTGATGTATTGGATGAGCAAATCCCATCGAACTTTCAAGATAAAGACCAAATGTGGTATGGTTTAACTAAACGTGCACGTGTTATGGTATATAACAAAGAAACTGTAAAACCGGAAGAATTGTCTACATATGAAGCACTTACAGATGATAAGTGGAAGGGCCGTATCTTGATTCGTGGATCAGAAAATGTCTATAATCAATCTTTGTTAGCCTCGTTTATAGAAATTAACGGGGAAGAAAAGGCAAAAGAGTGGGCTGCTGGCCTAGTAGCAAACTTCGCACGTGACCCTGAGGGCGGCGACCGCGACCAAGCAAAAGCAATTGCTGCTGGTATTGGTGATGTAGCGATTATGAACACTTACTACTTTGGTCAAATGCTAAACTCAGAAGATCCAGAAGAAGTAAAAGTAGCCGAAAAATTAGGGGTATTTTTTCCTAACCAAGAAACAAATGGAACGCATGTTAACGTAAGCGGTGCAGGAGTTGTTAAAGCGGCAAAGAACAAAGAGAATGCGATTAAATTACTTGAGTTCTTATCTTCTCCTGAATCACAAGGTACGTTCGCAGAAGCAAACTATGAGTATCCAGTGAATGAGTCCGTAGAACCATCTGAGCTATTAAAATCTTGGGGAGAATTTAAAGAACAAGATATACCTTTATCTGCTTTAGGTGAGAATAATGCAAAATCAATTTTAATATTTAACGAAGTAGGCTGGAAATAATATGTTAAACACCCTTGTCTCATTGGCAAGGGGTTTCTTTCTATTTCTTTAAGAGGTGTTTTAAACGTGAAAAGAATGGCTAATGTGAATAGTTGGACTGTCGTTGCAGGAATAATTATACTTCTTTTATTTTTACCGAATCTAACCATTATTTCGGGTATCTTCACACCGTCCAATGAGAACTGGGAACACATGAAAGAGTTTGTTTTGGGCACTTATATTAAAAATTCCTTCATACTGATAGGTTTTACAGCTATCTTATCGATAATAATTGGTTTAAGTTTAGCTTGGATAATTGCTCAATATCAATTTCCCTTTCGTCAATTCTTAAAATGGGCATTAATTCTACCACTTTCGATTCCTCCATTTATAGGTGCCTATACTTATCATGGAATCGTCAATTATACAGGTATTGTTCAAACAACTCTGCGCGAGCGTTTTGGACTTGAACTTAATCACGTTTATTTCGATATCATGAATCTGCCAGGCGCCATATTCATTTTTACCATTTTCTTGTATCCCTATGTATATACAATTACCCGTATATTCCTATCACAACAATCCGCATCGCTGATTGAGAGTGCACGTGTTTTGGGTAAAGGACCATGGCAAGTTTTCTTTCAGATCGTAATACCAGTTTCACGAGTTTCTATAATTGGTGGGGCAAGCTTAGTTATATTAGAAGTGTTAAATGACTATGGGGTAGTTAAATATTATGGAATCCAAACCTTTAGTACGGCAATCTTTCAAACGTGGTTTGGCTTAGGTGATATTGAAACTACTATTAAACTTGCTGCATCTCTCATGGGATTAGTGATTATTATCCTTATGCTAGAGAAGATTCTAAGAGGCCGAAGACAATATAGTTATTCGACAACAAAAGTAAGACCTTTGCCTCTTATTCAATTAACAGGGGCTAAAGCATTTTTGGCAACCTTATATGGTTTCCTCATTTTAAGCTTGGGCTTCTTTATTCCAGTTATCCAGCTGGTGGACTGGTTAATCTTAACTTTCGGCAAGATTCCAATGGATGAATTTTTGATATACGTAAAAAATTCAGTTCTAGTTGCTGGAATTAGTGCCACATGTATTGTAGTTTTTGCATTGATCTTAGGAAACTTTGGACGCCTTGTTCATGGGAAATACGCTAAATTATTACCTAAACTAACGATACTTGGCTATTCTATTCCAGGAGCCGTCATAGCAGTAGGAGTTGTTACGGCATTTATCGCACTCGACCAATTTTTAACACCACTTTATCAATTGCTCGGTGAAAGTTCAACTTTAGTTTTAAGCGTTAGTCTGGTCATGTTAATCACGGCATACATCATCAGGTTCTTTGCGATTGGTTATAATTCAATTGAATCCGGTTATGATAAAATAGGAACAAATTTTAGAGATGCTTCGAGATTACTTGGTGTAGGAATAACCAAAACGTTTTTTAAAGTCGATGTCCCTATGATGAAAGGTGCTATTATTAGCGGAATTATTGTTGTTTTTATTGACATACTAAAGGAGATTCCTTTAACACTAATTTTGCGTCCTTTTAACTTTGATACACTATCTACAAAAGCTTTTCAATATGCAAGTGATGAAAAAATTATGGAAGCATCACAAGCTTCTTTATTAATAGTTAGTATAAGTGCCATTGCCATTGTAATTTTTAATAAGTTTCTAGATAAGGAGACGAAATAATATGTTTATTTCTATTCAAGACGTTTGTTATTCCTATCCGAACTCAGAAGGTTATGCACTAGATCAATTTTCATTAACCATTGAAAAAGGAGAAGTAATTTCAATCTTAGGTAGAAGTGGAAGTGGGAAAAGTACCATCCTCCGCTTACTTGCAGGACTTGAAAATCCAACAAGAGGATCCTTTACAATTCAAGAGGAAATAATGTTTGATCAAAAAAGATTTCGTCAACCTGAAAAACGTGGAATTGGGATGGTTTTTCAGGATTATGCGCTCTTTCCTCATATGACTGTTTCGGAAAATATTTTATTTGGTTTGTTTAGTATGAAGAAAACAGAGAAAAAAAAGAGGCTACAAGAAGTTTTAGAGCTTGTTGAATTACAGGACTTTGGTAAGAGATATCCCCATCAATTAAGCGGAGGGCAGCAACAACGTGTTGCCATTGCCCGGGCTATTGCACCAAAACCACATTTAATCTTATTGGATGAACCTTTCAGCAATTTAGATGCGGAATTGCAAGTGAAAATTCGAAAAGATTTGCGATCTATTTTGAAAAAAGCAAGGATCACGTCTATTTTTGTTACGCACGATGAAAACGATGCACATGCACTAGCTGATCGTATTGTAAAGTTAAAAGATGGATCGATTGAACTGATTGGTAAACCTTGTGATTTATTAGGAAATCGCCCCAATAATTCAATTGATAGCGAAACAACGACACCAGTCAATGATTTAGTTAATTGTTAAAATTTCTCTTCTAGTTTTTTCATTTATCCTTTAATAAGTACTTTAAGGCCCCCTAAATCAATCATTTAGGGGGTCTGTCTATCTTTCCTATATAACGGTGTTGGTATTATTAAAAAACTGTGCATGTCTCCATGCACAGTTTGAGATTTGTAACGATCATAATTACTAACCTACAGTTTTTAAAGCAGTTGTCAATGATGTTAGATCGACTGATGATCATCATACCAAAACCGTAAAAAGTACACCTTCTTCACAGATTTAGAGTGCTATTTTAATATGTCATTTATATATTATTCAGTTTTAAAGCTTCTTTTAAGATTATCAAAATTAGTTCATGGTCGCTTATCACATATGGAACTTCTTCGGGTTCTACCCAAATACGAGAAGTAGTCTCGTTCTCTCTCAGAAATGGGAAACACTCTTCAATATCCATTCTATAAAATAATTGATAACCTACTAGTGGATATGGTCCATCCTGAACAAAGGAAGGATTGTCTGTGTGATTGACTTCGATGGCGCCAAGATACTTTATGTTCCCCGCTACATAACCTTCTTCATAAACTTCCCTATGCAAAGCATCTTCAGGAGTTTCATTATAATCTATGTGACCACCTGGAATATTATATCCTCGATCTTTTACGTGAACTAACAAGACCTTATCTTGGTTAAAGCAAAAACTATGCACACTTGTAGCAACTTCACTTTTGTCTAAGATTTTGAAGGGATGCCATTTTAACTTTATAATATGGCCATCCCAATCAACATCTATTTGCTTGGCAGAAATAGGAGGATTCATTGATCTACACCTCTGATTTGTATATTAGAAATAACTTCTAAATTTTTCTTCAAAAATCCTGCACCGTATGTAAAAAAGGTTCCTACTTGTATCATTATTCTCATAGAAAAACAGGAACTTCATACTTTCATCAATTCGTATAAACACGTTTGTGCATTTTTTGTAAATTTTCCTCTATAACTTGAAGCGAACTTTGCTCGTTATTAAGATAAGATAATCTGAAATAAAGTGACTTCAAAAAGTTCATTATATTAGATTTATATTTGAAATAATCTAATGAAAAACCATTATTATCATAATGATC is part of the Psychrobacillus sp. FSL H8-0483 genome and encodes:
- a CDS encoding SET domain-containing protein, translating into MIEVKTSPISDGEFNRGIFATKDIKKGELFHEAPVISYPNEEHQYIEKTILGDYAFEYGIGQSAILLGYGMLFNHSYEPNATYEINFKNHTFDFFAYTDIKAGDEILINYNGDVDDKDQLWFNQE
- a CDS encoding Fe(3+) ABC transporter substrate-binding protein, producing MKKALFIILAFALVALAACSNDTTSKVTTNNTKETNDSKEVNLYTARHYDVDDQLYAKFEEETGIKVNVIKGEADELLERIKREGDATQADLFLTADAGRLYRAKDAGLLQPVSSDVLDEQIPSNFQDKDQMWYGLTKRARVMVYNKETVKPEELSTYEALTDDKWKGRILIRGSENVYNQSLLASFIEINGEEKAKEWAAGLVANFARDPEGGDRDQAKAIAAGIGDVAIMNTYYFGQMLNSEDPEEVKVAEKLGVFFPNQETNGTHVNVSGAGVVKAAKNKENAIKLLEFLSSPESQGTFAEANYEYPVNESVEPSELLKSWGEFKEQDIPLSALGENNAKSILIFNEVGWK
- a CDS encoding NUDIX domain-containing protein gives rise to the protein MNPPISAKQIDVDWDGHIIKLKWHPFKILDKSEVATSVHSFCFNQDKVLLVHVKDRGYNIPGGHIDYNETPEDALHREVYEEGYVAGNIKYLGAIEVNHTDNPSFVQDGPYPLVGYQLFYRMDIEECFPFLRENETTSRIWVEPEEVPYVISDHELILIILKEALKLNNI
- a CDS encoding ABC transporter ATP-binding protein produces the protein MFISIQDVCYSYPNSEGYALDQFSLTIEKGEVISILGRSGSGKSTILRLLAGLENPTRGSFTIQEEIMFDQKRFRQPEKRGIGMVFQDYALFPHMTVSENILFGLFSMKKTEKKKRLQEVLELVELQDFGKRYPHQLSGGQQQRVAIARAIAPKPHLILLDEPFSNLDAELQVKIRKDLRSILKKARITSIFVTHDENDAHALADRIVKLKDGSIELIGKPCDLLGNRPNNSIDSETTTPVNDLVNC
- a CDS encoding iron ABC transporter permease — its product is MANVNSWTVVAGIIILLLFLPNLTIISGIFTPSNENWEHMKEFVLGTYIKNSFILIGFTAILSIIIGLSLAWIIAQYQFPFRQFLKWALILPLSIPPFIGAYTYHGIVNYTGIVQTTLRERFGLELNHVYFDIMNLPGAIFIFTIFLYPYVYTITRIFLSQQSASLIESARVLGKGPWQVFFQIVIPVSRVSIIGGASLVILEVLNDYGVVKYYGIQTFSTAIFQTWFGLGDIETTIKLAASLMGLVIIILMLEKILRGRRQYSYSTTKVRPLPLIQLTGAKAFLATLYGFLILSLGFFIPVIQLVDWLILTFGKIPMDEFLIYVKNSVLVAGISATCIVVFALILGNFGRLVHGKYAKLLPKLTILGYSIPGAVIAVGVVTAFIALDQFLTPLYQLLGESSTLVLSVSLVMLITAYIIRFFAIGYNSIESGYDKIGTNFRDASRLLGVGITKTFFKVDVPMMKGAIISGIIVVFIDILKEIPLTLILRPFNFDTLSTKAFQYASDEKIMEASQASLLIVSISAIAIVIFNKFLDKETK